Proteins found in one Brevibacillus brevis genomic segment:
- a CDS encoding iron chelate uptake ABC transporter family permease subunit produces MKAKIAALSIVAIALIAIFMMIDAGGNWDYVLPRRAKKILAIILTGCIIAFSTMIFQTITNNRILTPSIIGLDSLYMFIQTFVIFVFGSTHFTLMNNNVNFLISTGGMVLFAGLLYKFLFKREGQSIYFLLLIGLILGTLFSSLSTFMQVLIDPNEFLVVQDRMFASFNNVKTDLLITSFVLVIGIMIYFWRYIKYLDVLSLGRDQAINLGIPYDFVIKRFLVVIAILVSIATALVGPITFLGLLVANLAHQFMKTYQHKYLLVGSALISVIALVGGLLIVERVLAFSTTLSVIVNFIGGVYFIYLLLKENKA; encoded by the coding sequence ATGAAAGCGAAGATAGCTGCCCTGTCGATAGTGGCGATTGCTTTGATAGCCATTTTTATGATGATTGACGCCGGTGGCAACTGGGATTACGTCCTTCCTCGGCGGGCTAAGAAAATTCTTGCCATCATTTTAACCGGTTGCATTATCGCCTTTTCTACGATGATCTTCCAGACAATCACGAACAACCGAATCTTGACGCCTAGCATCATCGGCCTTGATTCGCTCTATATGTTCATCCAAACATTTGTGATCTTTGTTTTTGGCTCCACCCATTTCACCTTGATGAACAACAACGTCAACTTTCTGATCTCGACAGGTGGGATGGTGCTTTTCGCAGGCTTGCTCTACAAATTCCTGTTTAAGAGGGAAGGGCAAAGCATTTATTTCCTGCTCCTTATCGGATTGATCTTGGGCACATTGTTTAGCAGTTTGTCCACGTTCATGCAAGTGTTGATTGATCCGAATGAGTTTCTGGTTGTGCAAGACCGAATGTTCGCCAGCTTCAACAATGTAAAAACAGACCTGTTGATCACGAGCTTTGTTCTGGTCATCGGTATCATGATTTACTTCTGGCGATACATCAAGTACTTGGATGTGTTATCACTCGGTCGGGATCAGGCGATTAATTTGGGGATTCCGTACGATTTTGTCATCAAACGGTTCCTCGTCGTCATTGCCATTCTCGTATCAATCGCGACAGCGCTCGTTGGACCGATTACCTTCCTCGGACTGCTGGTAGCGAATCTCGCCCATCAGTTTATGAAAACCTATCAGCATAAATACTTGCTGGTGGGCTCGGCTTTAATCAGTGTGATTGCACTGGTTGGCGGTTTGTTGATCGTGGAGCGTGTACTTGCGTTCTCCACGACGCTTAGTGTCATTGTCAACTTTATTGGTGGAGTTTACTTCATCTATCTTCTGTTAAAGGAGAATAAAGCGTGA
- a CDS encoding ABC transporter permease, with protein MKKRYLVVALILLSFVSLFIGVKDISPWDLFNLTDDKVQVLWISRIPRVISIIIAGVSMSIAGLIMQQLTRNKFVSPTTAGTEDSVRFGILVSLLVFVDASSWVKLLVAFAFALFGTFVFMKILERIKFKDSIFIPLVGLMFGNIVGSITTFFAYKHDLMQNMSAWLHGDFSTIMKGSYELLYISIPLVIIAYLYANKFTIAGMGEEFAINLGLNYKHVVNIGLVIVACVTSVVILTVGTIPFLGLIIPNLVTIYLGDNLKKSLSHTALLGAVFVLACDILGRLIIFPYEISIGMMVGVIGSGIFVYLLMRRKAYEQ; from the coding sequence ATGAAAAAGAGATATTTGGTTGTAGCACTGATTTTGCTATCGTTCGTTTCACTTTTTATTGGCGTGAAAGATATATCTCCGTGGGATCTGTTCAATCTCACAGATGACAAAGTGCAAGTGCTATGGATTAGCAGGATTCCGCGTGTGATCAGTATTATCATCGCAGGGGTCAGCATGAGTATCGCCGGATTGATCATGCAACAGCTAACCCGAAACAAGTTCGTTTCTCCGACGACAGCAGGGACAGAGGACTCCGTTCGATTCGGAATATTGGTTTCACTCTTGGTATTCGTCGATGCGAGCTCCTGGGTGAAGCTACTCGTTGCTTTTGCATTTGCTCTCTTTGGAACCTTTGTCTTTATGAAGATTCTCGAAAGAATCAAATTTAAAGACTCCATTTTCATCCCGTTAGTGGGACTGATGTTTGGAAACATCGTCGGGTCCATCACGACGTTTTTCGCTTATAAGCATGACCTGATGCAAAACATGTCTGCTTGGTTGCATGGAGATTTCTCCACCATTATGAAAGGCAGCTATGAGCTTTTGTACATAAGCATTCCGCTGGTGATTATCGCTTACTTGTATGCGAACAAGTTTACCATTGCCGGAATGGGTGAAGAGTTCGCCATCAACCTCGGGTTGAACTACAAGCATGTCGTCAACATTGGACTGGTCATTGTCGCTTGTGTGACCTCGGTAGTTATTCTCACAGTAGGGACAATCCCGTTTTTGGGGCTGATCATTCCCAACCTGGTTACGATCTACCTGGGAGATAACCTGAAAAAAAGCTTATCTCATACCGCTTTGCTTGGCGCGGTGTTTGTACTTGCTTGTGATATCCTGGGACGCCTCATCATCTTCCCATACGAGATTTCCATCGGCATGATGGTTGGGGTCATTGGCAGCGGGATATTCGTGTACTTACTCATGAGAAGAAAGGCATATGAACAATGA
- a CDS encoding DUF4097 family beta strand repeat-containing protein has product MKQVKQWIGVGLIAVGIGLAGCTINNNVIKVEEEKRQLELPAESIEALNIVTDSGDLIVKGDEKATAIHVEAEIKSKNVKPEEIILTLEKDGNNATLRSEVNTDIGFNFVDMTITVIVPAKLPIALTDGSGDIDMTNLTGKLTIEDDSGDIQLTNTNGEVEIRDQSGDIKIKDASALKLIEDDSGEIVMENTGGNVAIHDQSGDMYIRKHKGDITISDQSGDIVIDTVEGNVLIENDGSGDRFVQNVTGSYTSK; this is encoded by the coding sequence ATGAAACAAGTGAAACAGTGGATAGGAGTAGGCCTTATTGCTGTGGGAATTGGCTTGGCCGGATGCACGATCAACAATAACGTGATCAAGGTTGAAGAAGAAAAAAGACAGCTTGAATTACCTGCGGAGTCCATCGAGGCGTTGAATATTGTGACCGATTCAGGCGATTTGATCGTCAAAGGTGATGAGAAAGCAACCGCGATTCATGTAGAGGCTGAAATCAAATCGAAAAATGTCAAACCCGAAGAAATCATCCTTACACTCGAGAAGGATGGGAATAACGCAACACTACGATCCGAAGTGAACACAGATATCGGTTTTAACTTTGTGGATATGACGATAACGGTAATCGTTCCAGCCAAGCTGCCGATAGCCCTTACCGATGGATCAGGAGATATTGACATGACGAATCTAACAGGAAAGCTCACGATTGAGGATGACTCTGGTGATATTCAATTAACGAATACGAACGGAGAGGTAGAGATTCGTGACCAGTCCGGTGATATTAAGATCAAGGACGCGTCAGCCCTCAAACTGATCGAAGACGATTCAGGTGAGATCGTCATGGAAAATACGGGTGGAAACGTAGCGATTCACGATCAATCCGGTGATATGTATATTAGGAAGCATAAGGGTGATATTACGATATCGGACCAAAGCGGCGATATTGTCATTGATACAGTCGAAGGAAATGTGCTGATTGAGAATGACGGGAGCGGAGATCGATTCGTTCAAAACGTAACAGGCTCGTACACATCCAAATAA
- a CDS encoding Crp/Fnr family transcriptional regulator, producing the protein MDLNRIQLVTDAFPCFSLVPEAAWRHPDITVERFSPQLTMQQGHLFAHAAFVLSGKVRIYIISESGREVTLYRVQRGGVCVLMMASILGETGYEASAQLEEETELLLLPVDVFKDWMDHYKDLRQFIYRNMINRMVSVTSLVEDIAFKPINARIAELLLRRTTDSHNHLSITHEAIAIELGTAREVISRSLKEFEKAGWLQLGRGRITAIRRDALQEKLFPSDW; encoded by the coding sequence ATGGACTTGAATCGAATCCAACTTGTGACGGATGCTTTTCCGTGCTTTTCCCTTGTTCCGGAAGCCGCATGGCGCCATCCTGACATAACAGTGGAACGCTTTTCTCCCCAGCTTACGATGCAGCAGGGTCATCTGTTTGCCCATGCCGCTTTTGTATTGTCAGGCAAGGTCCGCATCTATATCATCAGCGAGTCAGGACGTGAGGTTACGTTATATCGGGTACAACGCGGGGGAGTCTGCGTCCTCATGATGGCCAGTATTTTAGGTGAGACGGGCTATGAAGCATCCGCACAGCTAGAAGAGGAAACCGAGCTGCTGCTTTTGCCTGTAGATGTTTTCAAAGACTGGATGGATCACTATAAGGACTTGCGTCAGTTTATTTACCGGAACATGATCAACCGAATGGTCTCCGTCACATCTCTGGTCGAGGATATCGCGTTTAAACCGATCAACGCCCGCATCGCCGAATTATTGCTCCGTCGTACCACAGATTCTCACAATCATCTTTCCATCACCCATGAAGCGATTGCCATAGAACTCGGAACTGCCCGAGAGGTAATCAGTCGGTCACTCAAGGAGTTTGAAAAAGCCGGGTGGCTTCAGTTAGGCCGAGGCCGAATCACAGCTATTCGCCGTGATGCCCTCCAGGAAAAACTTTTTCCTAGTGATTGGTGA